TCTCCTTGCCTTAATACGAGACAATACAACAACTCAAAGAAAGAAGAGACcaaatccacctcccaatcatgtaaaggtctaataaaaaatatattttatcaaaaaagatTTCTATTTCGGAACTGCATATAATTCGCTACCCACACATCCTTACAACGCAAAATACTAAACAATTCAGAATAAGATATCCTCAAGGACCGTTCCTCATACCACAAATCATGTCAAAACTTGACCTTTGACTATCTCCCATCTCATATCTAacaaatcttgaaaaacttcCCACCTCCTCCTTATATATTTCCACACTCCCACTTTGAATGAGCCTTTGCTACCTCCTTAGAACTCCaaatattagaaaaaagaaatatcatTGGTGCCAAAAGTTTGTAGATTACGATAAAATTTAGCTGCAGCAGACTTCTTCATGTTTGAATTGGCCGTTAAGAAGACTAGAatgttaaagaaaataaaataggaatCTTACAAACTGAGGTAACTCGGAGTCATTAATAttatatgttttctttcatctACATTTAAAGTGAGCCATATCTTCCTCTGAATCTCTCCCCACAAAATTCAGATTTAAAACTGAGACATGTGAATAAAGAACCTCTAAAGGAACTTAAATAACAACAAATGTTTGAAATTCAAGTCCGGATTGGTGGAAAGATTATGAAGttcaggttttttttcttcttttccttttcaaatagAATGATAACAAATATAAACCAAATTAGGATCTTTTGGATTTGAAACACTTCCCCACACGTATATCATTCCTACAGAAAAATATACCATCAAAGTTATCACTATAGTGAAAGTAGCAAGGGTCAACTGAAGTTAAAAGAATTAGAAGTCCCAAGTAGAGGCAGTGAGAACTAAGATCGCATACATAATGTGACAATTATTTCACAGAAATTCTAATTCTTACAAACAGGTACAGTTCCTTCTGTAGCATATGATCACATGCAGAGCTTAATTTGATAGGGGTGTTTGTTCCCCTGTAATGCATTGCAGCCTACAAATTTACCAACTATTCACTTATGAATTTAACAagatcaattttttcttttttctttgacgGTAAGGTAGCAATTTCATTTGGAATTGCAATACctgttctttttctatttctatgGCTTTTAATGCCTATATAGGTGTACACATTAAATATTCATCTATTCCATAAAGTTCTTAAGGAAGCTGCCATAACCTAGAAATAAAATGCAGAACCAAACTAATGCAATTGAAGAATAAAGATGTTTTTACTACATGTATGCTTATCTGCTTATGTATGCGATTAAAATCTACTACCATCAGCTATAAGTTCATATCAGACCATCAATTTCAGAGGCACAACTAGCATGCCGAACATGAAAAATGATGGGCCCAACTAATATATTCACCACTTTGGCTTTTATTATATAAGCACAGTTTTAAGCATGGTTCTTTTGTCAATAACAATATAAgatgaaaaccattttacacatATCGTGACAACATGGGGATCTCAATAGAATTTATAATCAAATCCATGAACAATACAAGATCAAAACTACAGAGAGTAAGAAAAAACCCCGCTTGGTATATAATAGGACAGTGTTAGGAAACAGCAACATGAGAAGACACCAAATTTCTCCTGACAGGGCGGGACGACTTGTTGTTCTTCACATAAGAGGAATTCCAGTCCCCACCATCCTGAGCATAATAATCCATGGGATAATCCCCGTTTCCACACCCACAGTACGACTGGCTCTTGTCGCAGCACCCAGTACCCGAAGTAACCGTACTCTTCTCCCACCAACCGGGTACAAAGCCGAGTGCAATCTCGGCCTCGAACGGCGTCAAGAGCGGCTTCTGGAATGCCTCACCCCAATCGATGGACAACCTAGGACATGCTATCTGAATCCAAGCATCCACGGAGTCCCCGAACAATGCCACCCTCTGGGGACTAATCTCCGACATCAGAACAACTGTGTAATCGAAGCCATTCTCTTCCATTCTCCGCTCCAACCTCTCGAGAATCCGAGGATTCCCTTGCCTCCCTAATGTCCCCAACACAATGCCCCAACTCTTGGCCTCCCTCCTGGCCCTCAAAATTGCACTCTTCCTCGCCTCCTTCATGCCCTCATGATCATACTCCTCTGAGAATAACTTTCCCATGTAGGGGTCGTAGCGAAACGCCCTAATGCCTGGGTTCGCTATCATCATCGCTTCCAGATGGAACCTCCCGTCCGCCACGAACACTATCACGCTCTCCTCCTCACCAACCGTGCGAATCCTAGGGGCGGTGCAACCGAGGACCTCGCCGGCGGATAAAGGCTTCGATTGCGGGATCGAGACCCGGAAACCGTGGTTTTCCAGGTCGGGCTTGATGGTTCGGATGGCCGAAGCGAATTGGATAGTGCCGGCGAGGACGAGGGTTTTGGTGGTGGGgagatttagggttagggtttggaggAGGCGGTGGGTGTCGATTTGGATGTCGACGAAGATGTATAGGCAGGGGATGGATGTGCAGTCGATGGGGATCAAGCAGCTGTGGCCGTAGTGGATGAGGAGGTCGGCGCCGAGGGCCGAGGCCGAGAGGTCGTCGACGCAGCAGGCGCCGTAGGTGACGTCGCCCAGGATGAAGCAGTGGGAGACGGAGGCGAAGGAGGTGAGGATGTCGGAGAGGATGAGGGAGTACATGAGGAGGCCCTCCGGGAGCTGGAGGGCCACGCGCTTGGCGTTGGTGGAGACCGCGCGCCACACGCACTTGTGGACCTCGAAGTTGTAGTTGGAGGGGAGGAGCGCGATGGCGGCGTTGAGGGCTGGGTTGTTGAGGATGGAATCCGGGATTTGGCTCTTCACGAAGCGCTTTGGCGTCGCTCTTACCCTTCCCAACATCGGTTTCTCACTGAGCGTTGATAGCTTTTTGGGTTCTTCTTCCCTGCACTGCTGCTGCTCCTCCATGACCACAAATACGAGACTCAGACACAGTCACCACACGACTATGGGGTTGTTTGGCAAGAACGGGAACAAACACAGTAGTGCGTTGttcacaattatttatttatttatttattttttcactttttcatattttttaatactaatCAACGTCAAGACATActcatttttttactttttatatcacatcaataattttttattactattcaaataaaaaaaatcactacaatacaaaacttttatacttttttatacaaattctttttactttatatcacatcatcattttttactaattttaaaattaacaactcactactctgttctATACCTGTCTTTACCAAACAATACCTATGATTCACTTTCTTTACTTACGAGGGAGTAAGATCATCCCCTTGAGctctttaaattgttttaaaattttagttaaaaaaattatttttattattttaactactatttttataaaacttccTACGtcaaactttttaaatatttttctattttaactagatattaattttttattagttttaagcaATCACTTCTAACAATGAGGAGAGATGAAAAGTGAAAGGAgataaaaatggttaaatattcaatagtttataaaatttgtgagccaaatttggagtgaaattctgacaaaagccaaaaatagagaaattatagagaatttgttgaacttgattttttttaagattttcaccgaatttggtaaaaaaaattgaaattaagagCTCACTAGAGATACTCTAAGAGCATCCCAACAAGTGAGTTATTACAAAATTTTCTCTACATACCTATCTCCCTCTAAAAATAATGTCGcttttaaaatgataatttgatactttaatttatgataaatcactattaaattttgattaaatgataattttaaaagctatatcAATTTTATAAAGACACAAAAGGAGCATGGGTATGACGTCTAGAACTACTCATCAGTGTCTCACTCCAAATCTAGCGCAAAGCTCTCCAAATTTTAgccaaattttagttaaaaattatatttttcttattttaactaCCCCTTTCAAAAACTTCTCACATCAAACTTTCTAAGGGACGAGGAAGCCTCCCACAAAGCTTTTTTGAAGATATGGAACAATCAATAGATCGGAAAGCCGAAAAGAAGAAACGAAATAGCAAAGAAAAAGCGAATATGGGTATTATTGCGTACTAAATGACATGAATAAAggccaaaagaagaaaataaaactgtTTAAAGCAGGACGTGAGTAAGATAAAGAGATATTTCTTCTTAAGCAAGAAGAAGCGAGCCTTAGAGAAGGAGAGTTGCGCCTTAGAGAAAAAGCGCTTCAGttggaaaaagagagagagagagagagagaatttatgTTTACGGATATAAGTCAATTAGACGAAGATGGACAAGAATATGTTCACCGATGCAAAAAGGTAATCCTTGAAGGTCGAATTGGCACTCTTTGTTTGTTAgttcttttacttttgtagCCCATGTGTACGTTATGTCCAATTTTGTTAGTGCAAAGACGTGTAAAGGATGAACTCCATGATTTAGAATTTTTGAATACTTTTTGTGGTACTTGCACCACACGAAGTTATGTCCTATTTTGCTAGGCTAGGAGTTCTGATCAAGATCGTCTGAAGGTTATTTTTGCTACTATAAGATTTTGTGCTTTATTATTTAACTACGACTTTAAATGAAAGATGCATGTACAATGGGCAAAAGGAGTGGGATGGatgaaaattgatgaaaaaGACCAGAGGACAGTAAGAGTCCAGTTTTGGACTTCTTACTACAACTCAATATCTCTGTTGAGCATGTTGGATAAAGCCTATTTCAACTTGAATTGTAATGCCCAAGAAAAATAAACTACTTAAGATAATGCATATAGAGTGTGGTGGTAGTAGTGTGGACAGAGTGATGGCGAGCATAGATGAACATAGTAATGTGCATAATAACATGCATATCAAaatatgaatacaaaataatagaGTATTCAAAGATTATGAAAGAACTTAaaagtaatgcttagattcaaaataacttgaatgtaaaacttacaaatgaacTTAGGCCAGAATGCAATTGGCGGTTACAAGCTTAGACTTAGAAACACTGgaatgaaacattacaagtgtttggcttATGAGAGGTTCAGGTGAGATTACAAGAGTATAAACTCTAGAATAAACTCTAAAATAAGCTCTGCCTTGAACTTTAGACTTCTGCTCCTTAAATAGACTTTAGGAGGGCTTAAGGCTAGGATCACGGGATGCCAGCATGCTTAGTGCTGTCAGGCGTGCACCGAAAGCAGATTCCTTCTGCTTTTACTTCAGGTA
The sequence above is drawn from the Alnus glutinosa chromosome 11, dhAlnGlut1.1, whole genome shotgun sequence genome and encodes:
- the LOC133881673 gene encoding uncharacterized protein LOC133881673 gives rise to the protein MEEQQQCREEEPKKLSTLSEKPMLGRVRATPKRFVKSQIPDSILNNPALNAAIALLPSNYNFEVHKCVWRAVSTNAKRVALQLPEGLLMYSLILSDILTSFASVSHCFILGDVTYGACCVDDLSASALGADLLIHYGHSCLIPIDCTSIPCLYIFVDIQIDTHRLLQTLTLNLPTTKTLVLAGTIQFASAIRTIKPDLENHGFRVSIPQSKPLSAGEVLGCTAPRIRTVGEEESVIVFVADGRFHLEAMMIANPGIRAFRYDPYMGKLFSEEYDHEGMKEARKSAILRARREAKSWGIVLGTLGRQGNPRILERLERRMEENGFDYTVVLMSEISPQRVALFGDSVDAWIQIACPRLSIDWGEAFQKPLLTPFEAEIALGFVPGWWEKSTVTSGTGCCDKSQSYCGCGNGDYPMDYYAQDGGDWNSSYVKNNKSSRPVRRNLVSSHVAVS